From the genome of Paracidovorax avenae:
CGAACTGTGCTGGCGCGATGCCAACTGGACGCCCGCCACCGCCGCAGCAGGCTGCGACGGCGCCCTGGTGGCCCAGGCTCCGGCACCGGCTCCTGCCGCTGCTCCGGCACCTGCCGCTCCCGCTGCACCCACCCCCGCACCTGCAGCCCCCGTGGCCAACAAGGTGACCTACGCCGCCGACGCTTTCTTCGACTTCGACAAGTCCGTGCTGAAGCCCGAAGGCAAGGCCAAGCTGGACGACCTGGTCTCCAAGGTCAAGAACGTGAACCTGGAAGTCATCATCGCCGTGGGTCACACCGACTCCATCGGTACCGATGCCTACAACCAGAAGCTG
Proteins encoded in this window:
- the ompA gene encoding outer membrane protein OmpA; protein product: MKKLNKVAMLLASAVLATSAGAQVKAADGGKVIDNWQNGTGELVWKNGTNELCWRDANWTPATAAAGCDGALVAQAPAPAPAAAPAPAAPAAPTPAPAAPVANKVTYAADAFFDFDKSVLKPEGKAKLDDLVSKVKNVNLEVIIAVGHTDSIGTDAYNQKLSVRRAEAVKAYLVSKGIEKNRVYTEGKGEKQPIADNKTKEGRAKNRRVEIEVVGTRAN